From a single Methylosinus sp. H3A genomic region:
- the tuf gene encoding elongation factor Tu translates to MAKEKFSRTKPHCNIGTIGHVDHGKTSLTAAITKVLAESGGATFTAYDQIDKAPEERARGITISTAHVEYETANRHYAHVDCPGHADYVKNMITGAAQMDGAILVVSAADGPMPQTREHILLARQVGVPALVVFLNKVDMVDDPELLELVELEVRELLSKYEFPGDDIPITKGSALAALENKTPEIGHDAILKLMQTVDEYIPQPERPKDQPFLMPVEDVFSISGRGTVVTGRVERGVVKVGEEVEVVGIRPTIKTTVTGVEMFRKLLDQGEAGDNIGALLRGTKREDVERGQVLAKPGSVKPHTKFKAEAYILTKEEGGRHTPFFTNYRPQFYFRTTDVTGIVTLPEGVEMVMPGDNVAMEVNLIVPIAMEEKLRFAIREGGRTVGAGVVASIIE, encoded by the coding sequence ATGGCCAAGGAAAAATTCTCACGCACGAAGCCGCATTGCAACATCGGCACGATCGGTCACGTGGACCATGGCAAGACGTCGCTGACGGCGGCGATCACCAAGGTTCTGGCCGAGAGCGGCGGCGCGACCTTCACGGCCTATGACCAGATCGACAAGGCCCCCGAGGAGCGCGCCCGCGGCATCACCATCTCGACGGCGCACGTCGAATATGAGACCGCCAATCGCCATTACGCCCACGTCGACTGCCCCGGCCACGCCGATTATGTGAAGAACATGATCACCGGCGCCGCGCAGATGGACGGCGCGATCCTCGTCGTCTCCGCCGCCGACGGCCCCATGCCGCAGACGCGCGAGCATATTCTGCTCGCCCGCCAGGTCGGCGTGCCGGCGCTGGTCGTGTTTCTGAACAAGGTCGATATGGTCGACGATCCGGAGCTGCTCGAGCTCGTCGAGCTCGAAGTGCGCGAGCTGCTGTCGAAATACGAGTTCCCCGGCGACGATATTCCGATCACCAAGGGCTCGGCTCTGGCGGCGCTCGAGAACAAGACGCCGGAAATCGGCCATGATGCGATCCTGAAGCTGATGCAGACGGTCGATGAATATATTCCGCAGCCGGAGCGTCCGAAGGATCAGCCCTTCCTGATGCCGGTGGAGGACGTGTTCTCGATCTCGGGCCGCGGCACGGTGGTGACGGGTCGCGTCGAGCGCGGCGTGGTCAAGGTCGGCGAGGAAGTCGAGGTCGTCGGCATTCGTCCGACGATCAAGACGACGGTGACGGGCGTCGAAATGTTCCGCAAGCTGCTCGATCAGGGCGAGGCGGGCGACAATATCGGCGCGCTGCTGCGCGGCACCAAGCGCGAGGACGTGGAGCGCGGCCAGGTTCTGGCCAAGCCCGGCTCCGTGAAGCCGCACACCAAGTTCAAGGCGGAAGCCTATATTCTGACGAAGGAAGAGGGCGGCCGTCATACGCCGTTCTTCACCAACTATCGTCCGCAATTCTACTTCCGCACGACCGATGTGACGGGCATTGTGACCCTTCCCGAGGGCGTCGAAATGGTGATGCCGGGCGATAATGTGGCGATGGAGGTGAACCTCATCGTTCCGATCGCCATGGAGGAGAAGCTGCGCTTCGCTATTCGCGAAGGCGGCCGCACCGTCGGCGCCGGCGTCGTCGCCTCGATCATCGAATAA
- the fusA gene encoding elongation factor G — MPRSHPIEDYRNFGIMAHIDAGKTTTTERILYYSGKSHKIGEVHEGAATMDWMEQEQERGITITSAATTTFWNGKRLNIIDTPGHVDFTIEVERSLRVLDGAVCVLDGNQGVEPQTETVWRQADKYAVPRVVFVNKMDKIGADFYRCVDDIVTKVGGKPVCLQLPIGSENLFKGIIDLVRMKAVVWDDEGLGAKYHDEEIPADLVEKAKEYRTTLIEAAVELDDDAMAAYLDGQEPSEETLKRLVRKAVRYTAFHPVFCGSAFKNKGVQPLLDAVVDYLPSPVDREAIKGVDMNTGAELVRNPSDSEPFSMLAFKIMDDPFVGTITFCRVYSGKIDSGTTVLNSTKDKKERVGRMLLMHANNREDIKEAYAGDIVALAGLKETRTGDTLCDILKPAILERMEFPEPVIEIAIEPKSKADQEKLGIALQKLAAEDPSFRVSTDQESGQTILKGMGELHLDIKVDILKRTYKVDANIGAPQVAYRERLTKRVEIDYTHKKQTGGTGQFARVIIIFEPNEAGAGNVFESKIVGGSVPKEYIPGVEKGINSVMGSGILAGFPVVDVKATLIDGGFHDVDSSVLAFEIASRAAFRDALQKGGSVLLEPIMKVEVVTPEEYTGSVIGDINSRRGQIQGQDMRGNAVVVDAMVPLANMFGYVNQLRSFTQGRANYTMQFDHYDQVPEAESKKVQAKYA, encoded by the coding sequence ATGCCCCGTAGCCATCCCATCGAAGACTATCGCAACTTCGGCATCATGGCCCACATCGACGCGGGCAAGACGACGACGACCGAGCGCATTCTCTATTACTCCGGCAAGAGCCATAAGATCGGCGAGGTGCATGAAGGCGCCGCGACGATGGATTGGATGGAGCAGGAGCAAGAGCGCGGCATCACCATCACCTCGGCCGCGACGACGACCTTCTGGAACGGTAAACGTCTGAACATCATCGACACGCCCGGCCACGTCGACTTCACCATCGAGGTGGAGCGTTCGCTGCGCGTGCTCGACGGCGCCGTCTGCGTTCTCGACGGCAATCAAGGCGTCGAGCCTCAGACCGAGACCGTATGGCGTCAGGCCGACAAATATGCGGTTCCGCGCGTCGTCTTCGTCAATAAGATGGACAAGATCGGCGCCGATTTCTACCGTTGCGTCGACGACATCGTCACCAAGGTCGGCGGCAAGCCGGTCTGCCTGCAATTGCCGATCGGCTCCGAGAATCTGTTCAAGGGCATCATCGACCTCGTTCGCATGAAGGCGGTGGTGTGGGACGACGAGGGCCTCGGCGCGAAATATCACGACGAAGAGATCCCGGCCGACCTCGTCGAGAAGGCGAAGGAATATCGCACCACGCTGATCGAGGCGGCGGTCGAGCTCGACGACGACGCCATGGCCGCCTATCTCGACGGCCAGGAGCCGAGCGAGGAGACGCTGAAGCGCCTCGTCCGCAAGGCTGTCCGCTACACGGCCTTCCATCCGGTGTTCTGCGGCTCGGCCTTCAAGAACAAGGGCGTGCAGCCGCTGCTCGACGCGGTCGTCGACTATCTGCCGTCGCCCGTCGATCGCGAGGCGATCAAGGGCGTCGACATGAACACGGGCGCCGAGCTCGTGCGCAATCCGTCCGACAGCGAGCCTTTCTCCATGCTCGCCTTCAAGATCATGGACGACCCCTTCGTCGGCACCATCACCTTCTGCCGCGTCTATTCCGGCAAGATCGACTCGGGCACGACCGTGCTCAACTCGACCAAGGACAAGAAAGAGCGCGTCGGCCGCATGCTGCTGATGCACGCCAACAACCGCGAGGACATCAAGGAGGCCTATGCGGGCGACATCGTCGCCCTCGCCGGCCTCAAGGAAACCCGCACCGGCGACACGCTCTGCGACATTCTGAAGCCCGCGATTCTGGAGCGCATGGAGTTCCCGGAGCCGGTCATCGAGATCGCCATCGAGCCGAAGTCCAAGGCCGATCAGGAGAAGCTCGGCATCGCGCTGCAGAAGCTCGCCGCCGAGGATCCGTCCTTCCGCGTCTCGACCGATCAGGAGAGTGGCCAGACCATCCTCAAGGGCATGGGCGAGCTGCATCTCGACATCAAGGTCGATATTCTGAAGCGCACCTATAAGGTCGACGCCAATATCGGCGCGCCGCAAGTCGCCTATCGCGAGCGGCTGACGAAGCGCGTCGAGATCGACTACACGCATAAGAAGCAGACCGGCGGCACCGGCCAGTTCGCGCGCGTCATCATCATTTTCGAGCCGAACGAAGCGGGCGCCGGCAATGTCTTCGAGTCGAAGATCGTCGGCGGCTCGGTGCCGAAGGAATATATCCCCGGCGTCGAAAAGGGCATCAACAGCGTGATGGGGTCCGGCATTCTCGCGGGCTTCCCTGTCGTCGATGTCAAGGCGACGCTGATCGACGGCGGCTTCCACGACGTCGACTCGTCGGTGCTCGCCTTCGAAATCGCCTCGCGCGCGGCGTTCCGCGACGCGCTGCAGAAGGGTGGCTCGGTGCTGCTCGAGCCGATCATGAAGGTCGAGGTGGTGACTCCCGAGGAATATACGGGCTCGGTCATCGGCGACATCAACTCGCGGCGCGGGCAGATCCAGGGTCAGGACATGCGCGGCAATGCGGTGGTCGTCGACGCGATGGTGCCGCTCGCCAACATGTTCGGCTATGTCAATCAGCTGCGTTCCTTCACCCAGGGACGCGCGAACTACACGATGCAATTCGACCACTACGACCAGGTCCCCGAGGCGGAGTCGAAGAAGGTTCAGGCCAAATACGCCTGA
- the rpsG gene encoding 30S ribosomal protein S7 has translation MSRRHRAEKREIIEDAKFGDSVVTKFMNSIMYDGKKSVAEAIVYGAFDIIEAKAKSDPLQVFKSALENVAPAIEVRSRRVGGATYQVPVEVRNERRQALAIRWIITAARARNDKTMVDRLSAELLDASNNRGNAVKKREDTHRMAEANRAFSHYRW, from the coding sequence ATGTCGCGTCGCCATCGCGCCGAGAAGCGGGAAATCATCGAGGACGCCAAGTTCGGCGATTCCGTCGTCACCAAATTCATGAACTCGATCATGTATGACGGCAAGAAGTCGGTCGCCGAGGCGATCGTCTACGGAGCCTTCGACATCATCGAGGCCAAGGCCAAGAGCGACCCTCTGCAGGTGTTCAAATCGGCCCTCGAAAATGTCGCTCCGGCGATCGAGGTTCGCTCGCGGCGCGTCGGCGGCGCCACCTATCAGGTGCCGGTCGAGGTTCGCAACGAGCGTCGTCAGGCGCTGGCGATCCGCTGGATCATCACGGCGGCGCGCGCCCGCAACGACAAGACGATGGTCGATCGTCTTTCGGCGGAGCTGCTCGACGCCTCCAACAACCGCGGCAATGCGGTGAAGAAGCGCGAGGACACGCACCGCATGGCGGAAGCGAACCGCGCCTTCTCGCACTATCGCTGGTAA
- the rpsL gene encoding 30S ribosomal protein S12 translates to MPTISQLIRKPRQPKTYREKSRHLGACPQKRGVCTRVYTTTPKKPNSALRKVAKVRLTNGFEVIGYIPGEGHNLQEHSVVMIRGGRVKDLPGVRYHILRGVLDTQGVKDRKQRRSKYGAKRPK, encoded by the coding sequence ATGCCGACGATCAGCCAGTTGATCCGCAAGCCGCGGCAACCGAAGACCTACCGCGAGAAGTCCCGCCATCTCGGGGCCTGCCCCCAGAAGCGCGGCGTCTGCACGCGCGTCTATACGACGACGCCGAAGAAGCCGAACTCGGCTCTCCGCAAGGTCGCCAAGGTGCGCCTGACCAATGGCTTCGAGGTCATCGGCTATATTCCGGGCGAGGGCCACAATCTGCAGGAGCACTCGGTGGTCATGATCCGCGGCGGCCGCGTGAAGGATCTTCCCGGCGTGCGCTATCACATTCTGCGCGGCGTGCTCGACACGCAGGGCGTCAAAGATCGCAAGCAACGCCGTTCGAAATACGGCGCGAAGCGTCCGAAGTAA
- a CDS encoding CoA ester lyase, which yields MKLPNQFYRPLAIGAPAPLRELPVKVERMIHFVPPHLEKLRAKVPELVRQVDVVLGNLEDAIPADAKEAARKGFIEMAKSTEFGSTGLWTRINSLNSPWILDDLIEIVAAVGNKLDVVMLPKVEGPWDIHYVDQLLAQLEARNGVTKPILIHAILETAEGVKNVDAIASASPRMHGISLGPADLAASRAMKTTRVGGGHPDYRVLADADPGQGLRPSYQQDLWHYTIAKMVDACASAGIKAFYGPFGDFSDSPACESQFRNAFLLGCAGAWSLHPTQIAIAKRVFSPDPAEVAFARRVLEAMPDGTGAVMIDGRMQDDATWKQCKVVVDLARQVAANDPDYAAIYGF from the coding sequence ATGAAACTCCCCAATCAATTCTACCGCCCGCTCGCCATCGGCGCGCCGGCTCCCTTGCGCGAGCTGCCGGTCAAGGTCGAGCGGATGATCCATTTCGTCCCGCCGCATCTGGAAAAGCTGCGCGCCAAAGTGCCGGAGCTCGTCCGCCAAGTGGACGTCGTGCTCGGCAATCTCGAGGACGCCATTCCCGCCGACGCCAAGGAAGCGGCCCGCAAAGGCTTCATCGAAATGGCGAAATCGACGGAGTTCGGCTCGACTGGCCTTTGGACGCGCATAAATTCGCTGAATTCGCCCTGGATTCTGGACGATTTGATCGAGATCGTCGCCGCAGTCGGCAATAAGCTCGACGTCGTCATGCTGCCCAAGGTCGAAGGGCCCTGGGACATTCATTATGTCGATCAGTTGCTCGCCCAGCTCGAGGCGCGCAACGGGGTGACGAAGCCCATTCTCATCCACGCCATTCTGGAGACCGCGGAGGGCGTGAAGAATGTCGACGCCATCGCCTCGGCGAGCCCGCGCATGCATGGCATAAGCCTCGGCCCGGCCGATCTCGCGGCCTCGCGCGCGATGAAGACGACGCGCGTCGGCGGCGGCCATCCCGATTATCGCGTCCTCGCCGACGCCGATCCGGGCCAGGGCCTGCGCCCGTCCTATCAGCAGGATTTGTGGCATTATACGATCGCGAAAATGGTCGACGCCTGCGCCTCGGCGGGAATCAAGGCCTTCTATGGCCCGTTCGGCGACTTCTCCGATTCGCCGGCCTGCGAATCGCAGTTCCGCAACGCCTTCCTGCTCGGCTGCGCGGGCGCCTGGTCGCTGCATCCGACGCAGATCGCCATCGCCAAGCGCGTGTTCTCGCCCGATCCGGCGGAAGTCGCCTTCGCGCGCCGCGTGCTGGAGGCGATGCCGGACGGCACGGGCGCGGTGATGATCGACGGCCGCATGCAGGACGACGCCACCTGGAAGCAATGCAAGGTCGTCGTGGACCTCGCGCGCCAGGTCGCCGCCAATGATCCGGACTATGCGGCGATCTATGGTTTTTGA
- the hspQ gene encoding heat shock protein HspQ, with protein sequence MTRECIAKFTIGQVVKHRRYPFRGVIYDVDPEFANTEEWWLSIPEEVRPRKDQPFYHLFAENSETEYVAYVSEQNLVPDNSGDPVRHPQVEETFERSSDGFYRVKSVKRH encoded by the coding sequence ATGACGAGAGAGTGTATCGCCAAATTCACGATCGGGCAGGTCGTCAAGCACCGCCGCTATCCGTTTCGCGGCGTGATCTACGACGTCGATCCCGAATTCGCCAATACGGAAGAGTGGTGGCTGTCCATTCCGGAGGAAGTCCGGCCGCGCAAGGACCAGCCCTTCTACCATCTCTTCGCCGAGAATTCGGAGACCGAATATGTCGCCTATGTCTCGGAGCAGAATCTTGTTCCCGACAATTCCGGCGACCCGGTTCGCCATCCGCAGGTCGAGGAGACCTTCGAGCGCTCGTCGGACGGCTTCTATCGGGTGAAGTCGGTCAAGCGGCACTGA
- a CDS encoding invasion associated locus B family protein, giving the protein MPMQFPRIVAAVLTGVFLVSAGAAQAQQKPAPRPAGPAPAPAPAQPAPAQQQQAPQGPIKADLVPVQPEWTKVCGADQQSKKEICYTTRDFGAQADQPLLALAVYDPKGDDSKIIRLLLPPGLLLKPGFRFAVGAGALEAGEFEICFPNGCFAQAKVKTALIDSMKKADKMTIVVKNQVNNEVTFLLPLSGFGKSYDGPPVDPKVLEEQQKKLQEELQKKADDERKKLESQQKPAAPAGK; this is encoded by the coding sequence ATGCCAATGCAATTTCCGCGGATCGTCGCTGCGGTGCTGACGGGGGTCTTCCTCGTTTCGGCGGGGGCGGCGCAAGCCCAGCAAAAGCCGGCTCCCCGGCCGGCCGGCCCGGCGCCTGCGCCCGCTCCTGCGCAGCCGGCTCCGGCTCAGCAGCAGCAAGCGCCTCAGGGTCCGATCAAGGCCGATCTCGTCCCCGTGCAGCCGGAATGGACCAAGGTCTGCGGCGCGGATCAGCAGTCGAAGAAGGAAATCTGCTACACGACGCGCGACTTCGGCGCTCAGGCCGATCAGCCTCTGCTGGCGCTCGCGGTCTACGATCCCAAGGGCGACGACAGCAAGATCATCCGCCTGCTGCTGCCGCCGGGCCTGCTGCTGAAGCCTGGCTTCCGCTTCGCGGTCGGCGCGGGCGCGCTGGAGGCCGGCGAGTTCGAGATCTGCTTCCCCAATGGCTGTTTCGCTCAGGCCAAGGTCAAGACGGCGCTCATCGATTCGATGAAGAAGGCCGATAAGATGACGATCGTCGTCAAGAACCAGGTCAACAATGAAGTGACCTTCCTCCTGCCGCTGTCGGGCTTCGGCAAGTCCTATGACGGCCCGCCCGTCGACCCGAAGGTGCTCGAGGAGCAGCAGAAGAAGCTTCAGGAAGAGCTGCAGAAGAAGGCCGACGACGAGCGCAAGAAGCTCGAGAGCCAGCAGAAGCCGGCCGCCCCCGCCGGAAAATGA
- a CDS encoding extracellular solute-binding protein has translation MTIRAIRAAVLATLFPLFFAGAQGASVIAAPSHGLAMHGEPALPPDFDHLPYADPQAKPGGRLRIGLQGAFDSLNPFNLKAGSTAQGLEGNVIQRLMARSLDEPFTVYGVLARSIEVDDSREHVTFRLDPRARFSDGAPLTSADVLFSFELLKAKGRPQQRSAYGLVKRVETSDAQTISFDLTGANDRELPLILGFLPVLPKHATDVEHFTDATLKPPIGSGPYVVEDIEPGARLVLKRDPSYWGKDLPMQRGLYNFDQIDVNYFRDANSLFEAFKAGVVDYREESNTTRWASGYDFPAVRDGRVAVETLPSPGPKGMEGFVFNTRRPMFADARLREALGLMFDFEWINANLYSGLYTRTKSFFDESELASTGRPASEAERALLAPFPGAVREDFLEGRWRPPVHDGTGRDREPARHALELLGEAGYKLVDNQLAKDGVPLSFEIMVANRDQERLALFFASSLQRIGVTANVRLVDEVQYQRRRQKFEFDVMFGTWTASASPGNEQRMRWGSVSAAQEGSYNLAGASSAAIDALIRALLSARGREDFVAAVRAYDRALLSGFYIVPLFHSSTQWIAHSTKIARPSTLPRYSPLFGATLETWWRTEP, from the coding sequence ATGACGATTCGAGCGATTCGCGCCGCAGTTCTCGCCACGCTTTTCCCCTTGTTCTTCGCAGGGGCGCAAGGCGCGAGCGTCATCGCCGCCCCTAGTCATGGCCTCGCCATGCATGGCGAACCGGCCCTTCCCCCCGATTTCGACCATCTGCCCTACGCCGATCCGCAGGCCAAGCCGGGCGGACGGCTGCGAATCGGCCTGCAAGGCGCCTTCGACAGCCTCAATCCCTTCAACCTCAAGGCCGGCTCCACCGCGCAGGGGCTGGAGGGCAATGTCATTCAGCGGCTGATGGCGCGCTCTCTGGACGAGCCTTTCACCGTCTATGGCGTCCTCGCGCGCTCGATCGAGGTCGATGATTCGCGCGAGCATGTGACCTTCCGTCTCGATCCGCGCGCGCGATTCTCGGACGGCGCGCCGCTCACCTCGGCGGATGTGCTGTTCTCCTTCGAGCTGCTCAAGGCCAAGGGACGCCCGCAGCAGAGAAGCGCCTATGGCCTCGTCAAGCGCGTCGAGACGTCGGACGCGCAGACGATCAGCTTCGATCTCACCGGCGCCAATGATCGCGAGCTGCCGCTCATCCTCGGCTTTCTGCCCGTGCTGCCGAAACACGCGACCGACGTCGAGCATTTCACCGACGCAACGCTGAAGCCGCCCATCGGCTCCGGCCCCTATGTCGTCGAGGATATCGAGCCGGGAGCGCGGCTGGTGCTGAAGCGCGACCCCTCCTATTGGGGCAAGGACCTGCCCATGCAGCGCGGCCTCTATAATTTCGATCAGATCGACGTGAATTATTTCCGCGACGCCAATTCGCTGTTCGAGGCCTTCAAGGCCGGCGTCGTCGATTATCGCGAGGAATCCAACACCACGCGCTGGGCGAGCGGCTATGACTTCCCGGCCGTGCGCGACGGGCGCGTCGCCGTCGAGACGCTGCCGAGCCCCGGCCCCAAGGGCATGGAGGGCTTCGTCTTCAACACGCGGCGGCCGATGTTCGCCGATGCGCGCCTGCGCGAGGCGCTCGGCCTCATGTTCGATTTCGAATGGATCAACGCCAATCTCTATTCCGGCCTCTACACGCGCACCAAGAGCTTCTTCGACGAATCGGAGCTCGCCTCCACCGGCCGCCCGGCCAGCGAGGCGGAGCGCGCGCTGCTCGCCCCCTTCCCCGGCGCGGTGCGCGAGGATTTTCTGGAAGGACGCTGGCGCCCGCCCGTCCATGACGGCACCGGCCGCGATCGCGAGCCGGCCCGCCATGCGCTGGAGCTGCTCGGCGAGGCCGGCTACAAGCTCGTCGACAATCAGCTCGCGAAAGACGGCGTCCCGCTCTCCTTCGAGATCATGGTCGCCAATCGCGATCAGGAGCGGCTCGCGCTGTTCTTCGCCTCCTCGCTGCAGCGCATAGGCGTGACGGCGAACGTGCGCCTCGTCGATGAAGTGCAATATCAACGCCGCCGCCAGAAATTCGAGTTCGACGTGATGTTCGGGACCTGGACCGCCTCGGCCTCGCCCGGCAATGAGCAGCGCATGCGCTGGGGCTCCGTAAGCGCCGCGCAAGAAGGCTCCTATAATCTCGCCGGAGCCTCCTCTGCGGCGATCGACGCGCTCATCCGGGCGCTGCTTTCCGCTCGCGGGCGCGAGGATTTCGTCGCCGCCGTGCGCGCCTACGACCGCGCGCTGCTCTCCGGTTTCTACATCGTGCCGCTCTTTCACTCTTCGACGCAATGGATCGCTCATTCGACCAAAATCGCGAGGCCGTCGACATTGCCCCGCTACTCTCCCTTGTTTGGCGCCACGCTAGAGACCTGGTGGAGGACGGAGCCGTGA
- a CDS encoding AMP-dependent synthetase: protein MNLADSAGRRDGALARAHPLTMFGLDALIAGAARLRPARIAAGDASTGAELDHAELDRRVAAFRADLRGFDFQPGERILLFAAPSSATLVTLIGIISAGLEPVAAPLGLSIGALAAGARAVSAAALVAPASVGGQSLEELVFGVASQAPSVRLIGSLGPGTIDGAVDFGPRSRNENDSPTATRAAPSKKVLIGALDQYGAPQFHEQAGLISASLGLIAKAHVNGSAPLLSLVSPGSIGGLVAGPLASLLSGAALHFLSPFDGAAFLAALDALGPVRLVAPRAVMADLDAAGLLTSGAVLACIAVHRAGEEEQGFEPSHPYSCPIVEIGADGAIRPTARGASGRATY from the coding sequence GTGAACCTCGCAGACAGCGCCGGCCGCCGCGACGGCGCCCTCGCGCGCGCCCATCCGCTGACCATGTTCGGCCTCGATGCGCTCATCGCCGGCGCCGCCCGGCTGCGCCCTGCGCGCATCGCCGCCGGCGATGCGTCGACGGGCGCCGAGCTCGACCACGCCGAGCTCGACCGCCGCGTCGCCGCCTTCCGCGCCGATCTGCGCGGCTTCGACTTCCAGCCCGGCGAGCGCATCCTTCTTTTCGCTGCGCCGAGCTCGGCCACGCTCGTCACGCTCATCGGAATCATCTCGGCCGGCCTCGAGCCCGTCGCGGCGCCGCTCGGCCTCTCGATCGGCGCTCTGGCGGCGGGCGCGCGGGCCGTCTCGGCCGCGGCCCTCGTCGCGCCGGCCTCGGTCGGCGGCCAGAGCCTCGAGGAGCTCGTCTTCGGCGTCGCCTCTCAGGCGCCCTCGGTGCGGCTCATCGGCTCGCTCGGCCCGGGGACGATCGACGGCGCCGTCGATTTCGGCCCGCGCTCGCGGAACGAGAACGATTCGCCCACGGCGACGCGCGCCGCCCCGAGCAAGAAAGTGCTGATCGGCGCGCTCGACCAATATGGCGCGCCGCAATTCCACGAGCAGGCGGGGCTCATTTCCGCGAGCCTCGGCCTCATCGCCAAGGCGCATGTCAATGGCTCGGCGCCGCTGCTGTCGCTGGTCTCGCCGGGGTCGATCGGCGGGCTCGTCGCGGGGCCGCTCGCCTCGCTGCTCTCCGGCGCGGCGCTGCATTTCCTCTCGCCCTTCGACGGCGCCGCTTTTCTCGCGGCGCTCGATGCGCTCGGCCCGGTCCGCCTCGTCGCGCCGCGCGCGGTGATGGCCGATCTCGACGCCGCCGGTCTGCTGACGAGCGGCGCCGTGCTCGCCTGCATCGCCGTCCACCGCGCCGGCGAGGAGGAGCAAGGTTTCGAGCCCTCGCATCCCTACTCCTGTCCGATCGTCGAAATCGGCGCCGACGGCGCAATCCGTCCCACGGCGCGGGGAGCCTCCGGCCGCGCGACCTATTGA
- a CDS encoding DUF1810 domain-containing protein produces MSDDDVFDLRRFVEAQAPVVEEVVAELRAGRKRTHWMWFVFPQIEGLGSSPMAIRYAIRSAAEARAFLAHETLGERLRACTRLVLAAGRPLAEIFGAPDDRKFKSCMTLFAAVAPQETLFEAAIERCCAGARDVATLERLAQ; encoded by the coding sequence ATGTCCGACGACGATGTTTTCGACCTACGCCGTTTCGTCGAGGCGCAGGCGCCGGTTGTCGAGGAGGTCGTGGCGGAGCTGCGCGCGGGGCGCAAGCGGACCCATTGGATGTGGTTCGTCTTTCCGCAGATCGAGGGGCTCGGCTCGAGCCCCATGGCGATACGCTACGCGATCCGCTCGGCGGCGGAGGCGCGCGCTTTTCTCGCGCATGAAACGCTCGGCGAGCGGCTGCGCGCCTGCACGAGGCTCGTTCTCGCCGCGGGCCGTCCGCTCGCCGAGATTTTCGGCGCGCCGGACGATCGCAAATTCAAATCCTGCATGACATTGTTCGCCGCCGTCGCGCCGCAGGAGACGCTTTTCGAAGCGGCGATCGAGCGCTGCTGCGCCGGCGCGCGGGATGTGGCGACGCTGGAGCGGCTCGCTCAATAG
- a CDS encoding quinone-dependent dihydroorotate dehydrogenase, with protein sequence MIEVFFGDLATALFRRLPPETAHQATIAALQLMPAPRPPRDDVRLAVGAFGLDFPNPIGLAAGFDKNAEVPDAMLAMGFGFTEVGTLTPLPQAGNARPRVFRLAEDRGIVNRYGFNNVGHTLAYERLLARRSRGGIVGVNIGANKDAADRIADYERGIAAFSELASYFTVNVSSPNTPGLRDLQEKTALSELLARVLSARERAKRRRPVLLKIAPDLSLEQLDDVVSVARAREIDGMIVSNTTLARPDALVSRFAKEAGGLSGAPLFDLSTRMLGETFLRVERQFPLIGVGGVDSAATALAKIEAGASLVQLYSALVYEGPGLVGRIKSGILDALEREGAALAALVGRRAGAK encoded by the coding sequence ATGATCGAGGTCTTCTTCGGCGATCTCGCGACCGCGCTGTTTCGCCGCCTGCCGCCGGAGACGGCGCATCAGGCGACGATCGCCGCCTTGCAGCTGATGCCGGCGCCGCGGCCGCCGCGCGACGATGTGCGCCTGGCGGTCGGCGCCTTCGGCCTCGATTTTCCCAATCCGATCGGCCTCGCCGCCGGCTTCGACAAAAACGCCGAGGTTCCCGACGCCATGCTGGCCATGGGCTTCGGCTTCACCGAGGTCGGCACGTTGACGCCGCTTCCGCAGGCCGGCAACGCCCGTCCGCGCGTGTTTCGGCTGGCCGAGGATCGCGGAATCGTCAATCGCTACGGCTTCAACAATGTCGGCCATACGCTCGCTTATGAGCGGCTGCTCGCCCGACGTTCGCGCGGCGGAATCGTCGGCGTCAACATCGGCGCCAATAAGGACGCCGCCGACCGCATCGCCGATTATGAGCGCGGCATTGCGGCCTTCTCCGAGCTGGCGAGCTATTTCACCGTCAATGTCTCCTCGCCCAACACGCCGGGCCTGCGCGATCTGCAGGAGAAGACGGCGCTCTCCGAGCTTTTGGCGCGGGTTCTTTCGGCGCGCGAGCGGGCGAAGCGCCGCCGCCCCGTTCTGTTGAAGATCGCGCCGGATCTTTCGTTGGAGCAGCTCGACGATGTGGTGAGCGTCGCGCGCGCGCGAGAGATCGACGGGATGATCGTCTCCAACACGACGCTGGCGCGGCCGGACGCGCTCGTTTCGCGTTTCGCGAAAGAGGCGGGCGGGCTCTCGGGCGCGCCGCTCTTCGATCTCTCGACGCGAATGCTCGGCGAGACGTTTTTGCGTGTCGAGCGGCAGTTTCCGCTCATCGGCGTCGGCGGAGTCGATTCGGCCGCGACGGCGCTGGCCAAGATCGAGGCGGGCGCGAGCCTAGTGCAGCTCTATAGCGCGCTCGTCTATGAGGGGCCGGGGCTGGTGGGGCGCATCAAGAGCGGGATTCTCGACGCGCTCGAGCGCGAGGGCGCCGCGCTGGCGGCGCTCGTGGGTCGGCGGGCGGGGGCGAAGTAA